From Neodiprion pinetum isolate iyNeoPine1 chromosome 7, iyNeoPine1.2, whole genome shotgun sequence, a single genomic window includes:
- the LOC124223346 gene encoding uncharacterized protein: MLKATEKFDEALGNIVNIIVSYDMGWSKRGNGRSYDSLNGYGAIIGFFSGKVLDFATRNRKCKFCDAGRSKEDHDCRLNFQGSAKAMEPDVGAELVNRSTVLKDAGLNVRVLIGDEDSSTIAAVRRGNSQQIFKLADTNHLRKHFVSELYELQKTYKEMKKKEAIPHLKKCFGYAVAQNKGKSVELANCLRSIPDHFFNRHDNCGHWCLRRCDSSGVQKVVFQDPGLYEKLNGIFTKYANNAAKFSVAASSQANESLNNIMSHKAPKNRCYSLSESADFRFSSAVCNKNEGDSYLLAVSEKVRVSPGKNTATFVEKNQVKRSERASKAKLPSTKSRRNVLADQRQALRKKAEQVEGIQYQSNCGFDMETDDLWNNIAEDMDNNNMENALPVDSNFIFFDLETSGLHKSADILQIAAKCGESTFSEYANPSQPITPSATAITGLRNVAGELFLYDKRLPSIPIHEVLRKFQEWLVFFQPCILVAHNAKFDTPRLLQAFKKNSMIVDLKKVIVAFADTLVILKKLHPERKGPGMFKLSRLAEDLLHVEPNEKFHEASYDVDILEKIASTIPKEKLIANSKSFTQCFVHEARLKKAAVLERSLNVFKGVISPGMIKKIASAGIDNSEIQKVYAESGRDESIDGTTIKENAPPETSGFAFLKHASRRKMMEGDAAIPTKNQYETLSDSMEYTDGDTEQSPAKQQGGSNAPQKRAPIECDEN, translated from the exons ATGCTGAAAGCGAcggaaaaatttgatgaagCATTGGGTAACATCGTCAATATTATCGTTTCTTACGATATGGGATGGAGTAAGCGAGGCAACGGAAGGAGTTACGACAGCCTCAATGGTTACGGTGCGATAATAGGATTTTTCAGTGGCAAGGTTCTCGATTTTGCAACTCGGAATAGGAAATGTAAATTCTGTGATGCGGGTCGATCCAAAGAAGATCACGATTGTCGGTTGAACTTCCAAGGAAGCGCTAAAGCCATGGAACCTGATGTTGGGGCTGAGTTGGTGAATCGAAGCACTGTTCTGAAAGATGCAGGACTCAATGTTCGAGTTTTAATCGGAGATGAAGATAGTTCTACCATCGCGGCAGTACGTCGAGGAAATTCGCAACAAATTTTTAAGTTAGCCGACACGAATCACCTCCGAAAACACTTCGTCAGTGAATTGTATGAACTACAAAAAACTTacaaagagatgaaaaaaaaagaagctatCCCTCATCTCAAAAAGTGCTTCGGATACGCAGTAGCGCAAAACAAAGGAAAATCTGTGGAACTAGCCAACTGCCTTCGTAGCATACCTGaccattttttcaatcgacaCGACAACTGTGGACATTGGTGCCTTCGTCGCTGTGATAGTTCAGGCGTTCAAAAAGTTGTGTTTCAAGATCCAGGGCTGTACGAGAAACTGAAcggaattttcaccaaataCGCCAATAACGCTGCGAAATTCTCGGTCGCAGCGTCAAGCCAAGCCAACGAAAGCCTGAACAATATAATGTCCCATAAAGCTCCGAAAAATCGGTGCTATAGCCTTAGCGAATCGgctgattttcgattttcaagtgctgtctgtaataaaaatgaggGTGATAGTTATTTACTTGCTGTTTCGGAAAAAGTTCGAGTTTCACCCGGGAAAAATACTGCAACATTTGTAGAGAAAAACCAAGTGAAACGTTCGGAAAGAGCGTCAAAAGCAAAGTTGCCCAGCACAAAAAGCCGCAGAAATGTACTGGCTGATCAAAGACAGGCTTTGCGAAAGAAGGCAGAGCAGGTGGAAGGAATTCAGTATCAATCAAACTGTGGCTTTGACATGGAAACCGACGATCTGTGGAATAATATTGCTGAAGACATGGACAACAACAATATGGAGAACGCATTGCCAGTGGATTCAAACTTCATATTCTTCGACTTGGAAACTTCGGGCCTTCACAAATCAGCAGACATTCTCCAAATTGCTGCTAAGTGCGGTGAGTCTACTTTTTCGGAATATGCCAATCCTTCTCAACCAATTACACCCAGCGCAACGGCAATCACGGGCTTGAGAAATGTCGCTGGAGAATTATTTCTCTATGATAAAAGACTACCGTCGATTCCCATTCACGAAGTGCTACGGAAATTCCAAGAATGGTTAGTCTTTTTTCAACCATGCATTCTTGTGGCGCACAATGCTAAATTTGACACTCCGCGGTTACTGCaagctttcaaaaaaaattctatgatAGTCGATCTAAAAAAAGTCATCGTTGCATTCGCCGACACTCTCGTCATTCTAAAGAAGCTTCATCCTGAAAGAAAAGGTCCCGGGATGTTCAAACTTTCCAGGCTCGCTGAAGATCTACTTCACGTTGAAccaaacgaaaaatttcacgaagcATCATACGACGTCGATATTCTCGAAAAAATTGCTTCCACTATtccgaaagaaaaattaattgcgaATAGCAAATCTTTCACGCAATGTTTTGTTCACGAAGCTCGTTTGAAAAAAGCAGCGGTACTCGAACGATCTCTGAATGTTTTTAAGGGTGTTATTTCTCCaggaatgattaaaaaaatagcaaGTGCTGGAATTGACAATAGTGAAATACAAAAAGTATATGCAGAAAGTGGAAGAGACG AATCGATAGATGGGACCACCATCAAAGAAAATGCACCACCAGAGACATCTGGCTTCGCATTTCTGAAGCACGCGAGCAGGCGAAAGATGATGGAGGGTGATGCAGCCATCCCCACCAAGAATCAATACGAAACGCTCTCGGACAGCATGGAGTACACAGATGGAGACACCGAGCAATCACCAGCAAAACAACAAGGCGGCTCAAATGCACCACAGAAGCGAGCACCAATCGAATGCGACGAAAACTAG